A segment of the Geoglobus ahangari genome:
TGAAGAGTTATGATGAACTCCTTGAAAGGGCTTACAGCATGCTCCCCGAGAAGGTCATCAGCAGGGAGAGGTTCGAAATCCCCAGGGTGAGCGTTCAGAAGGAGGGTAGCAGGACGATAGTGAAGAACTTTGGGGTGATAGCCAAGACGATAAACAGGAGTGAGGAGCACCTCTACAAGTACCTCGTGAGATCTCTGGGCACAGCGGGTGTTGTTGAGTCGGGCAGGCTCATACTTCAGGGCAAGTTCACGGACAAGGAGATTCAGAAGGAGATAGACGACTACGTGAAGACCTACGTGCTCTGCAGGGAGTGTGGGGCTCCAGATACAGAGTTCGTCAGGGAGGAGAGGGTTCTCTTCGTGAAGTGCCTCGCGTGCGGTGCCAAGCACTCCGTAAAGGGTCTATGACCTTCAGGATGAAGGTGTACAGGGTAAAAGGAGAAGTGATGGTTGCCGTCTGCGATGAGGAGCTTATAGGGAGAGATTTCAGGGAAGGGGAGCTTAAGATAGAGATCAGGGAGGAGTTCTACGGAACCGAGAGCGTAGGGGAGGAAGAAGTTAAGAGGGCACTGAGGCAGGCGACGATAGCCAACATCTCCGGCGAGAGGGCGGTGAAGCTCGCAATAAGCATCGGGATTGTGGACGAAAAAAGGGTTCTGAAGATCGGAGAATGCTGGCACGCGCAGATGGTGGTGATGTAGTACCCACCCAGAAGCTGGCCGCCGAGGTTCTTCAGATAGTTGAGGAGAACACGATCTCGGCCAAAGAGGCTTTGAGGAGGTACTTTCTTGGGAAGAATCTTGACTACAAGATAAGGGGAAGCGTCCACGCCTACGTTTTTGAGGTTCTCAAGCGGAGGAACCTGATTGACTTCATACTTCAGAAGGCTCTCGGTTTCAGGAACCTCGGCTCCATAAACCCGTTCATCCGGAACCTGCTGAGGATTGGCGTCTACGAGATGCACTTTAAGGGCGTTCACCCCGCCCTCGCGACTGACAGCGCGGTGAGGATAGCGAGGGAGGTCAGCCCTAAGTCGGCAGGCTTCGTCAACGCGATTCTGAGGAATGCTGAGAACGTGAGCGTTGAGAGGGAGCTTGAGGAGATAAGGAAGGTCAGCAGGAGGAGGTACCTCGCCCTGAAATACTTCCACCCCGAGTGGTACATCAGGATCGCCGAGAAAACGGTGCCGGACTACGAGAAGCTCCTCGAGGCGAACCTAAGGCAGACTATATACGTGAGGGCAAACACGATTCGGAAGTCCCCTGAGAACGTGAGGAGGCTCCTGGAGAGTCAGGGTGTGGTGCTCGAGGAAACGCCTGTTGAGGATGTTTTCAAAGTTGTGAGCTATGAGATGCCACCTGCAATCCTCGAGGGCTACGACAGGGACTTCGTGATACAGGATCTCGCGTCGTGCCTCGTAACCCTTGCCCTCTCCCCAGAGCCGGGGGAAACCGTTGTCGACCTCGCAGCCGCTCCGGGCTCAAAGACAAGCCACATCGCTGCGCTGATGGAGAACAGGGGGAGAATTATCGCGGTGGACAACTCGAGGGAGAGGGTGGAGAGGATGAGGGCGAGGCTGAAGAGGCTCGGGGTGAGGAACGTGGAGATCAGGGTTGCAGACGGCGTGAAGTTCAGGGCGTCAGCGGACAGGGTTCTTATAGACGCACCCTGCTCCTCGACAGGCTCGGTGAGGAACTACCCGTCGGTGAAGTGGAGGTACTCGCCACAGAAGTTTCAGGCCCTGCTAAGGCTTCAGAGGGCGATGCTGCGGAATGCGGCGAGAATGGCTGATAAGATCGTTTACTCCACATGCAGCATAACGTTTGAGGAGAACGAGGGCAACCTGCTCAAGCTGGAGGACACGTTCAGCGTGGATAGACTGAAGCTCGGCATGGGCCTTGGGGGGCTCAGGAGGTACAAGGGGAAGGAGTTCAGACACGCCGACAGGGTCGTGAGACTTTACCCGCACATTCACGACACCGCCGGGTTCTTTATCTCCAGGCTGTCAGTCCTCTGACACCCTGAAGGACTTGAACCTCGTCCCCTTCCAGTAGCTCACCCTCTTTATGCGAATCTCGACAACAACATCCCCCTTCTCCTCAAACTCAACGAACTTGGAGTACTTGGACTTGAAGAGCTCGTATGTTGTGTAGACTATGTCGTAGTCCTCCATAACACTCTCTCCGGGCAGGTATATCTTGGCAAAGCCGCTGATGAGCACACCCTCGTTGTTGAACGGGTCACTCTCGTCTCTGACATCAACGACAAGCGCAACCCTGCTGTCCCTCAGTATGTTTCTCACCTTCTTGGACTTGAACTCTGACATGAAGTGTATCGAGCTCCTCTGGTCGTATGTGAAGAATATGGGCGTTATGTGGGGGTACTCTCCCCTCGTGCAGAGATATCCGAAGTAGTTCGTGTTCAGAAGCTCTCTTACCTCCTGAGGGAGCATGGTATCACAGCCCTATCCTTATTTTTCTCGCGCCTCTCCAGTACACGACTTTCTCAGGCACGATCTCTACCGGAACCCTCTTGATGAGGGGCGTCAATCTCCACGCCTCGGGAAGCTCGTCCCTTCTCTCAGAGTACCTGTCTATATACGCTCTATACTTTCGCCTGAAGAGCCTGAAGACCCTCAGAAGCTTGGGGGCGTTTGGAATCGCATTCCTAAGCGTGTAGTACCTTGCTCTGCCGACCATCATCACAGCCTTGTTTCCGAAGAAGTCCCTCGGATCCCTCTCGTCGACGAGCAGCGCGATCCTGTCGTCCTCCTTTATAAGGGAAAACTTCTTGCTTGCCTTGGACGTCACGAAGAACACGCTGCTGCCGTCAAACACCTGAACAACCGGCGTGAGGTGGGGGAACTCCCTCCCGGCATGGCCTACATAAGCGAACTTGGCCTTTTCAAGCAGCTCCATTATGTCTGGCGGCAGCCATGGAACCCTCCTCACTGTGGTGAG
Coding sequences within it:
- a CDS encoding translation initiation factor IF-2 subunit beta is translated as MKSYDELLERAYSMLPEKVISRERFEIPRVSVQKEGSRTIVKNFGVIAKTINRSEEHLYKYLVRSLGTAGVVESGRLILQGKFTDKEIQKEIDDYVKTYVLCRECGAPDTEFVREERVLFVKCLACGAKHSVKGL
- a CDS encoding DUF424 domain-containing protein, encoding MTFRMKVYRVKGEVMVAVCDEELIGRDFREGELKIEIREEFYGTESVGEEEVKRALRQATIANISGERAVKLAISIGIVDEKRVLKIGECWHAQMVVM
- a CDS encoding RsmB/NOP family class I SAM-dependent RNA methyltransferase; this translates as MLARADGGDVVPTQKLAAEVLQIVEENTISAKEALRRYFLGKNLDYKIRGSVHAYVFEVLKRRNLIDFILQKALGFRNLGSINPFIRNLLRIGVYEMHFKGVHPALATDSAVRIAREVSPKSAGFVNAILRNAENVSVERELEEIRKVSRRRYLALKYFHPEWYIRIAEKTVPDYEKLLEANLRQTIYVRANTIRKSPENVRRLLESQGVVLEETPVEDVFKVVSYEMPPAILEGYDRDFVIQDLASCLVTLALSPEPGETVVDLAAAPGSKTSHIAALMENRGRIIAVDNSRERVERMRARLKRLGVRNVEIRVADGVKFRASADRVLIDAPCSSTGSVRNYPSVKWRYSPQKFQALLRLQRAMLRNAARMADKIVYSTCSITFEENEGNLLKLEDTFSVDRLKLGMGLGGLRRYKGKEFRHADRVVRLYPHIHDTAGFFISRLSVL
- a CDS encoding pyridoxamine 5'-phosphate oxidase family protein; translation: MLPQEVRELLNTNYFGYLCTRGEYPHITPIFFTYDQRSSIHFMSEFKSKKVRNILRDSRVALVVDVRDESDPFNNEGVLISGFAKIYLPGESVMEDYDIVYTTYELFKSKYSKFVEFEEKGDVVVEIRIKRVSYWKGTRFKSFRVSED